TTCACTAAGATTAACTCTTAGCAGTTTGCCATAGAATCCAAACATTTTGTTAAATCCCCCTTCTGATAAACTTTTATCTGACGTTTATATTATATGGCATATACTATCTTGATATAGATATGCTCCTTTTCGAAAGCTTACTTATTAAAGAATTTAAACTTTTATTTCCGTTGTTAACTAAGCTAGCAAAATACTTGCCATTTATTCGCCAACGACTTATATAACTTTAACTGTTAAACCTGGTACTAATTTTCGACATATTATTTTTCGATGCAGAGCTTAATAAGGCCTGAATACCGAGCTTAAAAAACTATACTGAATATCCGGGGTTAAATTTACCACCCACAATATTGGGCATACTTATCTAAATTTGTTAATGCTTCACTGCATCCATGGATGCACCCCTGCATTTAGGGATGCAAGACACTCTAAATCTTATCAAACTTGATTATTTGTACATTGTTTGGCGTGATAGAAACCTTTGATTGCAAAATGAAATTTTAGCACCATTAGCTTTAATGCACCACTGCATTTTCATCCTGGTCAGAGTACGACCAACCTCGAATCCAAATTTAAGATAACCTTGCCTTAACCCTTCCTAATTATACAATATCCCGTCTGTAATTCACGCATAATCTTTGGCATGCCACTTGCAAAAATAATAAGACAAATAGAATTCCGAGGGGGATTAATATGAAAACGCAAGACATTAAACAAGTAACTGAGATACCGGGTCCTAAATCCCAGGCATTATTAAATAAAAAACAAGATGTAATTGCCCGCGGGATATCCCATGGAACCCCTATTTTTGTCGAGAAAGCCGAGGGGGCGTTAATAGAAGATGTTGATGGTAATACCTATATAGACTTTTATGGAGGCATAGGCACCCTGAACGCCGGTCACTGTCCTCCACAGGTGGTAGATGCCATAAAACTGCAGGCCGATAAACTTCTACATTCTTGCTTTATGGTTACCATGTACGAGCCGTATGTAGAGTTGGCTGAAAAGTTGTGCCAAATTACTCCCGGTGACTACTCCAAAAAAGCAATGTTCGTAAATAGCGGATCGGAAGCAGTTGAGAATGCTGTAAAAATTGCCAGGTCATATACACAAAAACCGGGTATCATCTCTTTTGAAGCAGCATTTCACGGCCGCACACTTATGACCATGAGTCTGACAAGTAAGGTAAGACCCTATAAATTCGGTTTTGGTCCTTTTGCCCCTGAAGTTTATAAAATCCCTTCTGCATATTGTTACCGCTGCTACTATAGATCCAGCTATCCAGAGTGCGGGATGCACTGCTTAGAGCAATTCGACAGAATGTTTACTGCTGAAGTTGCACCTGAAAACATTGCGGCCATGATTATTGAACCTGTTCAAGGTGAGGGAGGTTTCATTGTGCCTCCGCCCGAATTCCTGCCAGGTCTGAAAAGCATTTGTGACAAACAAGGCATACTGCTGATTGCCGATGAGGTCCAAACTGGATTTGCCAGAACAGGTAAAATGTTTGCCTGTGACCATTGGAGCATAGAGCCGGACCTGATGACAGTGGCCAAATCAATAGCTTCCGGTATGCCTCTTAGCGGTGTTGTGGGCAGGGCTGAAGTAATGGATGCACCGGATCCCGGACACATTGGAGGGACTTATGGCGGAAACCCCGTATCCTGTGCGGCAGCCCTTGCCACCATTGAATATATGGAAAAGGAAAACCTTGTGGAAAGATCCCAAGCTATTGGAAAAACAGTTCAGGATCGCTTAATGATGATGAAGGACAAATA
This Bacillota bacterium DNA region includes the following protein-coding sequences:
- the gabT gene encoding 4-aminobutyrate--2-oxoglutarate transaminase, with protein sequence MKTQDIKQVTEIPGPKSQALLNKKQDVIARGISHGTPIFVEKAEGALIEDVDGNTYIDFYGGIGTLNAGHCPPQVVDAIKLQADKLLHSCFMVTMYEPYVELAEKLCQITPGDYSKKAMFVNSGSEAVENAVKIARSYTQKPGIISFEAAFHGRTLMTMSLTSKVRPYKFGFGPFAPEVYKIPSAYCYRCYYRSSYPECGMHCLEQFDRMFTAEVAPENIAAMIIEPVQGEGGFIVPPPEFLPGLKSICDKQGILLIADEVQTGFARTGKMFACDHWSIEPDLMTVAKSIASGMPLSGVVGRAEVMDAPDPGHIGGTYGGNPVSCAAALATIEYMEKENLVERSQAIGKTVQDRLMMMKDKYPLIGDIRGLGSMIGIELVKDRETKEPAKEETARILQECRTNGVILLGAGIFGNVIRTLMPLAITDEQLEQGLNILETAIASIN